The window ccggtgatctatctaattggatagttccgttgattccagtggacgccatgacttcgctcgttgctcgcgagagtgacctgtccagagttgctgattttgggaagaactctttttacaaCAGTAAAGAAGAATTGGTCCTTGCTGTTGGCTTCTGGAATATGAAGCAAGGGGCTGAGGCAAAAGTTGGACGCTCAGATCAGGGACGCCTCTATTACAAGTGCAAGCACTCTGATAAGTGCAAGTTCGATGTGCGTGCATCTTGTCACGGCGGAGGGATGTGGGGAGTGCATAAGTTTAAAGAGCACTCTTGCCAAGGGGAATTGGGAATTTTGAAACGAATAAAGGTACACTCGAATGTGGTTGCAGCTTATGTGGAAAAAAGAATACGCGATGATggagaggtcattaagccgaaatctATTATGGCGGAGTTGTTACGTGAATTTGGCGTCataatcaaatatgatgtcgcgctgTGCGCAAGAAATCTCAGCTTAGAGAAGATATACGGTCGAATTGATGATTCGTTCCTTCTTCTGCCAAAATATTTGTATGCCCTAAGGCAAGCGAATCCAGGCACCGTTATGGATTTGGAAGTAGACGAAAACAATCGGTTCAAACATCTGTTTCTTGCTCTTGCGGCTTCCATCTCACCTTTCTACTTTTCGCTTCGACCAGTGATTGTGGTCGACGAcacacacttgaaggggaaGAACAATGGTATTTTGTTCGTCGCCGTGACAAAAGACGGAAATGAGCAAGTTTTTCCGTTGGCATTTGGTGTCGGgccgatcgagaatgatgagtcatGGAAGTGGTTCTTGTCAAATGTGAGACAAACTTTTGGTCAGCCCGACAACTTACTAGTTGTCTctgatgcgcatgtctccattgctaatgctgtgaagagcgagttaccaaatgctactcacggtCTTTGCTACTACCACTTGCAGAACAAAATTAAGGGCTACGGGCAAGCTGTTGTTGAGCTTTTCCGCCAGGCTGCATACGCCTACGTGGACTCAAAATTTTCACGTGCAATGTCGGCTATGGCTCAATTGAAGCCGGCGGCGTACGGGAAGTTGATGCGCGTAGGCCTAagaagtgggcacgatcacaaAGTCCGGTGACCCGTTATAGTTTTCTTACATCTAATGCAGCCGAGGCTTTGAATGCCCGTTTGTTGTGGGCCAGACGCCTTTCTATATGCTCCATGCTGGAGGCAATCAGGATGGTTCTGGAGCAGTGGTTCAATGACAGACTTGCGTCTGCGGAAGAGAGCGAGGATCTTCTTACTCCAGAGGCAACACAGAAGATAAGTGCGGAGATCTCAAAGAGTCGTCGTTACACTGCGAAGAGGACCTCCGAGAGAAAATACAGGGTTCGTGCTGGTGATCGTCGCTTCATGGTTGACCTTCAAGCGAAGAGCTATGAATGCAATGAATTCGAACTGGACGGCATGTCGTGTTCTCATGCGATCGCAGCCATTACGTAtgctaaatctattttattataaaattacagtGATCAGATGCCTACTAAATATAATCATTCTTTTCGCAGTGAGGCGAACGAGCCAGTGGAAGATTACGTGGAAGCTTACTACAAGCGGAGTTCACTGGTTCAAACATACTCCGGTTCAGTAAATCACTTGCCTCCCTTAGAGCATTGGGAAATTCCGTTTGAAATTGCAACTGATATTGTTTTGCCAAACCTTTCTCGGCGACAAGCTGGTcgaccaagagaatctagaattcCTTCAGCTGGTGAGAGGCCGACTCAGAGGACTACTACAACGGATGCATCAACTAGTCTGGGAAAACGAGCACCCAAAACCTGTGGTCTATGTGGCTCGCTGgaacacacccgtcgtgcggtgtggacaaaatacctatgtaagcccagtacggacaatacacgctcctacttctcacgacaagaacttagtcttagcggtaagcgtagggtcgaatcccacagggagtgaggaaccactttgttctccaacgacaaactgaggtgtcacaattctcaatctgtatatgctgcacaagaaataaacaagatcaataataacaaaggggtgaggttattcggttaggtcataactgttgttaacattcgttcgGTCATAGGCACCCTGATaatcccatcatgtcctccaatggcattgacatcaacaatatcttcGTCAAAATTcggacaattttcagattgatgtccggtggcatcgcaaaggccacactggcgaatcttcttcggtatagttAGGCCCGaaagaagttccttgagttcgttcatgctcttctccattgTTTTCTCCAGATTAGACATCTCCCCTTTTTCTTCAGCCTTCCTTGGTTTTtccagattcctttcatgcccttcatcacgtgattcttctgccatggtgcccaacagcTGGAAAACCTCCAATGGAGTCTTACTCATCAACGATCCATTACATGCTGCCAGGACCAAACTGCGATCattcctccgcatgccctttacaaaactctctacctgatcttttggagagatttggtgatgagGACAGTTGATCAACATTCTTTTGAATCTTGTCCAGTATTCGTAGAAAGATTCTAGTCCATCTTGCctgatgctgcggatatcccatctcatccgctccactcgtgctgctgggaaaaattcttccaagaaggcctgttgcagttgtgcccatgtagtgacactgccctcaggtaggtcatacagccatgttcttgcgttgtccaccaaggtaaaagggaagagtatcaacttgacatactcttgctgctcatcattggattggtgcatgattgtcatctcaaaatcttggagatgagtatgagggtcatctccttggtatccattgaacttcggtaagatctgaagcaatgagggcttcatgtCGTACCGACGAGGTACGAACGGGTTTGCGGGTAaagtgattccgttcggcctcaagttgaggttagttgggtatgccaactgtctgagggtctgctccggtacggcTTCTGCATGCTCTGCatcttctgccatagcttcgcgtctcgctatccGTTCTCCTGCGCGTAGTCGTCTTTCGGTGCGATCAATAtcagggtcaaacaccaatgctcttacagctctacgagttccacgcatacaccggtagcggaaaatggaatgaggagataacaaaattgctgcgcgtcactccccggcaacggcgccaattttggcacacacccgtcgtgcggtgtggacaaaatacctatgtaagcccagtacggacaatacacgctcctacttctcacgacaagaacttagtcttagcggtaagcgtagggtcgaatcccacagggagtgaggaaccactttgttctccaacgacaaactgaggtgtcacaattctcaatctgtatatgctgcacaagaaataaacaagatcaataataacaaaggggtgaggttattcggttaggtcataactgttgttaacattcgttcggtcataggcacactgataatccgtctatgatccatacaatcccaaggcgtggcccaaagacattggggcgtttcaaggaattgtacttcacatataggatggttgatctcattgtggtcacttggtccgaaggtcacacaatccccggtcacaaggcagtgcttcacttctccttagatagtagccatacccgttactcaccaagtatggccctcaccaaccttctctcccgaggtccccaactccgcgcttttagtgacacatgcctcctggactcaactatttccggctttgtcagccgaccagtcatagacatgctacggcgccgagattgctttcctcgtttgataaccatggctttatgcctcatcacagttgatgggtagtctctagagaagcccaagactgaggaagggcagtgtatcccatcaaccctttccccaccttctggatctacaacgccttttgttgacgctgctcagctactcggtctcgggcataccgattgttgtaccttggtatgccctggcctttgcttaacacgaacagcgttttaccgaacggagatcacccgttaggcccctactgtccatggttcgGCACAaatccgtctggaaccacgagactcaaccgaaagaacaaatgcctcaggaatgtttacatgttaacaacaattacttccacccctaaaacctcacctaaagaattactcacacataacggagttcataattataaaatagattgAACAGATGATAAAAACGAAAGgaaatactgaaatagataaaaagtacctaggcttcaagccttcgataTTGTTCAAAAGTAGAAACACAACTGAATAGAGAAAATACGGAAAATGTAgaattgttttggatgccacactcGGCGAATTAAAGTAATAGCTGAAAGTGAAAACAAGAGTTCAAGTGTCCGAagcttgtgcacgctgcacactATTGATCTTTTATACTCccggatggtagaggcctaaccctagctgcgccggttccaaatcttcaccgggatcttctttccttaattagctcgatctttgattgatccgattgaagatggcgtccagctgcaagcttagtcaacctttcccattctttCGATTCTTCCAGCATCTTCTTCCATCTTCCACTTGTTTCCCCGaaatctccgagattgaccttccttttatcgctttggctgtctgcttcttctggtaacgatcagactgactgctcttatcggtgtggctcataccaggtggttgctccaggttcccatgccccaagttgaattggagaggtacttgttggccgaagctccatgctggtaaacatggcTTTAGCAaactgggctcggtaatgcccattctgaccgcatttcttccgtttccgctctaccgatcttccttcctccacaactttgttttccccctggacagacctgaactgacacaaaataaagagaaaaagagggccaaatggcccaaaagtcgaagacgcatcacacctacacacttaaagcatacttgccctcaagtatgtaggtggattcacagaagacacgaaCGAAAAgggtgaaagaaaagaaataaaactaagagacacgaaacttgcataaatttcaggatcagatcgtaccaacatgcatcattcagttcaatcaaaccacaaaccagagtaatgaacatgcataaagtgtgatggtaATCTCTCTTTTTCGCTCAAGCACCGGGCTATGTGTTTgcactcataatttgctgtgctagttcctctaagaATTTGATTAAAGACTACAAGTtaagcacactagtatgactcatcaaagggtctttattgggttgtaatggggtatacggagctaaggtgaggCAAATATGGTCCAGTGGCTaagtatcacccttactcaaTATACTTATTCAATTCAGTTACAACCATCCCTCTTATTCCCCCGTTTTCAATGGGgttcatcttttctttgattcttttgtGGGCAAATATTCTCATTCatcaaatatacatatatttctcttgtgcccagattttcttccttttctatAACTCCTTGTTCACCATTTTATTCacttcataaattctttctTCTAGATATAGCAATAGCaaggctcaagaaagaatgaattcggctcaaattggcATACAAGGGTTTCTTTAACATTTAAATAGCAAAGAAGAATCTGGGGCCCTAAGTCAAAGAATCATGCCCAAATCATAcaagtcatgtactagcaaaaatgagtcctcaaacaaagtcaagatttcctggtcacagcaaattctcacATAAACATGCATTCTTTTCAATTTGGCCttgatctcaccggtggggtattttcagtatcctcacaactaccatcatgcatttcatactcaatccaccaatcataccaagacagaaatcagcatgcacaatcATTCACCATCAACCAATGCAAGTGGACTCGACTCAAACACAGATAAACAgacactaaaacaagaaaaactaaagataaaataaaacctaatctatGAGTTCAGGGGAAAAGTACTTAGTCgttttggtcggaggatctcGCCTCCGTAGCTAgcatctccttgatttccttAAAACAAGCTTCCACGGCTTTGAATCCTTCCTCCACAGTATCCCTCAGCGTGGCCACTTCTCCTCCCAGCATCACCAGCTCATCCTTGACTTCTTTTAGTTCGGCCGTTAGCTTGATAATCTCGCCACTGACTGGGCGAGAAGTTCCCTGTTCCTGCGCAA is drawn from Salvia miltiorrhiza cultivar Shanhuang (shh) unplaced genomic scaffold, IMPLAD_Smil_shh original_scaffold_302, whole genome shotgun sequence and contains these coding sequences:
- the LOC131003995 gene encoding uncharacterized protein LOC131003995, whose protein sequence is MKQGAEAKVGRSDQGRLYYKCKHSDKCKFDVRASCHGGGMWGVHKFKEHSCQGELGILKRIKVHSNVVAAYVEKRIRDDGEVIKPKSIMAELLREFGVIIKYDVALCARNLSLEKIYGRIDDSFLLLPKYLYALRQANPGTVMDLEVDENNRFKHLFLALAASISPFYFSLRPVIVVDDTHLKGKNNGILFVAVTKDGNEQVFPLAFGVGPIENDESWKWFLSNVRQTFGQPDNLLVVSDAHNKIKGYGQAVVELFRQAAYAYVDSKFSRAMSAMAQLKPAAYGKLMRVGLRTEALNARLLWARRLSICSMLEAIRMVLEQWFNDRLASAEESEDLLTPEATQKISAEISKSRRYTAKRTSERKYRVRAGDRRFMVDLQAKSYECNEFELDGMSCSHAIAAITEANEPVEDYVEAYYKRSSLVQTYSGSVNHLPPLEHWEIPFEIATDIVLPNLSRRQAGRPRESRIPSAGERPTQRTTTTDASTSLGKRAPKTCGTLIIPSCPPMALTSTISSSKFGQFSD